The Malus sylvestris chromosome 8, drMalSylv7.2, whole genome shotgun sequence genomic interval ACAAGCAGATATCAGTGAATTGGTAGTGGGCACCATACTCAAACACTAAAGATAGACGAAAAAGAAGTAATCAGCTTACCAACTCCTGTTTTTTGCGTTGACGTCTGTAGATGCGTAGCCACCCATTAAGGAGGGCCTATTTAAAGATGCCTTGCAGGGTTAGAATCATTAGATTGCATAAATCCAAGTGTTCAACTATAAACATTAGATGATGCAAGGTATAAGGTTAGGTACCTACAAAAAAGAAGGCGACTACAATTGCCAACCATGGTAGATGAAACACAGATATTGCGGAAGCCTTTTGCTCCTCACCTCCGGCACCAACGCCTACAAATACAAAATCTCACACAGATTATTcttaaaacaaaacacaagATCAAAAGCTAGTAATGCAACAGTTCCCATCAAAGAAAACTGAACTTCCAAGCATTATGAAGAACTTACGTTACCTATAGTGCCAATGCCTGCTAATGTAATCCCCATCCAGTCAACAGCATTCATCATTTCCTTCAGATAAAAATGGGAAAAGATTGAGAGAATCGCAAGTCCACACCCGGAAACTGGTTGTATGACTGACACCTGCAAATTACATCATCCAACATTCACCAAAATGTGGCACACCATTAATTCCAACCACCAAATAGATGAACAAATTGCAATAAAAATTACCCTAAAAAccgaaactaaaaaaaataatcgaAAAATCGGAACTTTCGAGTTGAAGCACTTACAGGAGCTAGAGACAGTGCTCTCAACATTAGCAAAGCTCCAAATATATCCATCAGAAAACCTATCAGCCATGCTTTGTTCAAAGCATACGCCCTGATCACCTGCAAACGCAcaacacataaaaaaaattgaaattttgttgtaaatcctgaaaaattgggaatttgaaacgaacccaattccaatttggaaatgaaatCCCGGAATCCAATTCCAAGATTACAAATTGGGATTCGAACAGCAATCACAGAATCGAAAACGGCAAAATGGGCAAACAAAAAATGAAGGAGTACCTACCTTGAGCTTGAAAGAGAGAGGAGGAAGAATCACGGTGCCCTTCTTCTGAAGAATTTTGCCGATGTTATTTCCGGCCGTCGCCGCCAGCGTTAGGAAGATCGACTCCcacatccctctctctctctctctctctctctctctaaaaccagTCAAAATTGAATCTTTGATTTTGTGTCGTTactgttttggttttgggtttagatttaaacaaaaaaagatTAGGTGGGACATTACAGCAATACAGTTCTGGGCAAACGCCAAGGGATTGAAGAATTAAGAATTAAATTACTGAACATGTGCGCTGGAGAGAGGGAGATTTTTATCTAATTACCTGTTTTACAATTAATTGGGTAAATGATTGTAATTGTTAGCGTATTATTCTAGTACATATAATGAATTGAATAAGATTAAGAGGGAtgtattcaattggaattttgagggattttaattattttaatgaatttaagagTTTTCattcaggattttaagtgattctttgaaattcaatgtgtattcaatcatgattttaagatagtttattaaaattattagaaatttggatgtattcaattaagattttaaagaatttcaaaaaattgaggaattagagggaatttgagagattttgtagtgtattttaagcatctatAAATCTCTCATGTCCTCATGAGATTTTAAGggaattgaataaaaaatttacatggaatctctataaataaattaaattccataaaaatccattaaaatctcttcaattcccaattgaatacaccccctaaaTAACATAAATTAAAGAAATTTGTGAAAATGTGAAAAGCTGTGTATGGATATAGCACAACTCATTGAAAATTGGAATTCTTCCGATATATTATTTTAGTAAAGAACCTAAGGCTCCATGTCATGTAGaaaggacttggattctctgccctcccatttcggtgccctcctcgtgccctcctgttttgtgtggtcacggttaatccatgctaatattttatattgttttttataaaaataataagacaaaaaaaaaatagtaatataaaatat includes:
- the LOC126631003 gene encoding probable magnesium transporter NIPA9 isoform X2 — its product is MWESIFLTLAATAGNNIGKILQKKGTVILPPLSFKLKVIRAYALNKAWLIGFLMDIFGALLMLRALSLAPVSVIQPVSGCGLAILSIFSHFYLKEMMNAVDWMGITLAGIGTIGVGAGGEEQKASAISVFHLPWLAIVVAFFFALLNGWLRIYRRQRKKQELMEYEVVEEIICGLESGILFGMASVISKMGFVFLEQGFHSILVPICVIISICCSGTGFYYQTWGLKHGRAIVVSTCAAVASIVTGVLAGMLALGEKLPSAPTARLSLMLGWMSLNQMVLTYGVCGMIHQLS